The following are from one region of the Andrena cerasifolii isolate SP2316 chromosome 1, iyAndCera1_principal, whole genome shotgun sequence genome:
- the Med27 gene encoding mediator complex subunit 27: MEQLQTALIAIKVLRSSVGQVFDSLGNGLRAEHGEENKENKYLLELQELLTTVSVNLRDVEQAVSSLNPPPGPFNLASTAYLSQETTQERQALYGTLVNSYKWTDKVHEYSNVAQTLLSQNSLKRSYINSTRAKRGRVQTSNHNVPQQQVDSMIATFDRLFNDMTVSVSRPFASNAVLHVTLGHVLKGVIAFKGLMIEWVVVKGYGETMDLWTESRHKVFRKVTENAHAAMLHFYSPALPELAVRSFMTWFHSLNNLFSDPCKRCGLHLHSALPPTWRDFRTLEPYHQECKP; this comes from the exons ATGGAACAACTACAGACTGCGTTGATAGCAATTAAGGTATTACGTTCTAGTGTCGGTCAAGTTTTTGATTCTCTAGGAAATGGATTGCGAGCCGAGCATGGAGAAGAGAATAAAGAGAATAAGTATCTGCTTGAGTTGCAAGAACTTTTGACCACCGTCAGTGTTAATTTAAG AGATGTTGAACAAGCTGTAAGTAGTTTAAATCCACCACCAGGGCCATTTAATTTAGCCAGTACCGCGTATCTCAGTCAAGAGACGACGCAAGAGAGACAAGCACTATATGGTACACTCGTTAATAGTTACAAATGGACTGACAAAGTTCACGAATATAGCAATGTTGCTCAAACATTACTTAGCCAGAATTCTTTGAAAAGATCTTACATTAACTCTACTAGGGCGAAAAGGGGTAGAGTCCAAACAAGTAATCACAATGTTCCTCAGCA ACAAGTAGATTCAATGATAGCCACTTTCGATAGACTTTTCAATGACATGACGGTATCTGTATCACGCCCGTTTGCGTCGAATGCAGTATTACATGTTACGCTAGGGCATGTTTTAAAAGGCGTAATAGCGTTTAAAGGTTTAATGATCGAATGGGTGGTAGTTAAGGGTTACGGAGAAACCATGGATCTGTGGACAGAATCCAGGCACAAAGTTTTCAGAAAAGTAACGGAGAATGCTCACGCGGCGATGTTGCACTTCTATTCTCCAGCATTACCTGAATTAGCTGTTCGATCGTTTATG acCTGGTTCCATAGtctgaataatttatttagcGATCCTTGCAAACGCTGCGGCTTGCATCTACACAGTGCTTTACCTCCGACGTGGAGAGATTTTCGAACTTTGGAACCTTATCATCAAGAGTGCAAAccataa